In Armatimonadota bacterium, a genomic segment contains:
- a CDS encoding BTAD domain-containing putative transcriptional regulator, whose protein sequence is MTRCGASACRYVGDYAGGLALAERAAAAARGRDPNLWAFSMHGIAVMLLHMDRFEEAARTCQEALASLAADVEPRWKIALLVVLADSLLHLGRLGEAESLLPAIERAAPVPQPGRGLREKYFRAALALARLEFARAAELYRAALDEATAVGSQTYETWILADIVAVELGRRDLAAARTALQRAQTSHAGTGERQTDLQLTNHAGSVALLAHDPSEAARLYQRTLASWREGETQEPRILALLGLARAARAQGNPTEAESLLNAASSSAERCRFGKLLPEIRLEQISVLYARGEAAHAATLLPAVREAFSEWGTLPGLARVALWEAQLTAPPPDDLLHIAVTQAAQAKDDLIPFLATEAAWTAPLLLTALGRGVEPHAAESLLVALGSDAVDALVRALADPQLRLRAIGLLGAIGDPRARRPLLQLARKDPQVRTLCEQAVARLRPPEPVTLRISLLGRFEILRNGRPIPEAAWKTHKVKALLEFLLLHRSRLVSRDEIIEALWPEADPRAGDVRLKGAVKTLRQTLEPLLEGPQSSFIVRRGSLLRFESAGRCWIDVDEYDRMRAEAQGHEAAGRLAEAVTALERAAALYRGDLLEEERYADWPAAERERRREIQIAVLETLADLHARRRDYRRALEAIGQVLALDRLREPAYRHFMRYALARGDRQAAIRAYLTCEQLLREELGVGPQPETVALYEQARALTPA, encoded by the coding sequence ATGACGCGCTGCGGGGCCAGCGCGTGCCGATACGTCGGCGACTACGCCGGAGGCCTTGCCCTCGCGGAGCGTGCCGCCGCAGCGGCGAGAGGGCGTGATCCCAACCTCTGGGCGTTTTCCATGCACGGGATCGCCGTCATGCTGCTGCACATGGACCGGTTTGAAGAAGCGGCACGCACATGCCAGGAGGCCCTGGCCTCTTTGGCCGCTGATGTCGAACCGCGCTGGAAGATCGCCCTGCTGGTCGTTCTGGCCGACAGCCTTCTGCATCTGGGACGGCTGGGTGAAGCGGAAAGTCTTCTCCCCGCCATCGAGCGCGCCGCCCCGGTCCCTCAACCCGGGAGGGGACTGCGCGAGAAGTATTTCCGCGCGGCTCTCGCTCTGGCGCGCCTGGAGTTCGCTCGTGCGGCCGAGCTCTATCGGGCGGCGCTGGACGAGGCCACAGCCGTCGGCTCTCAGACCTACGAAACCTGGATTCTGGCCGACATCGTTGCCGTCGAACTCGGACGTCGCGATCTGGCAGCGGCGCGAACTGCCCTGCAGCGGGCGCAAACCTCCCACGCCGGCACGGGTGAGCGTCAGACCGATCTGCAGCTCACGAACCACGCAGGCAGCGTCGCCCTGCTGGCCCACGACCCCTCTGAAGCGGCTCGGTTGTACCAGCGAACGCTGGCGTCGTGGCGCGAAGGCGAAACGCAGGAACCCCGCATCCTGGCGCTGCTCGGTCTCGCCCGCGCGGCGCGGGCGCAGGGGAATCCGACGGAAGCGGAGAGCCTGCTCAATGCGGCATCCTCGAGTGCAGAGCGCTGCCGTTTTGGGAAGCTCCTTCCTGAAATCCGACTGGAACAGATCAGTGTACTGTACGCGCGGGGGGAGGCGGCCCACGCCGCAACCCTGCTCCCCGCCGTCCGTGAGGCGTTCTCCGAGTGGGGAACGCTTCCGGGGCTGGCGCGGGTTGCGCTCTGGGAGGCTCAACTGACCGCACCGCCGCCGGATGATCTCCTCCACATCGCCGTCACGCAGGCGGCCCAGGCGAAAGACGACCTGATCCCGTTCCTGGCGACGGAGGCCGCCTGGACCGCACCGCTGCTGCTCACGGCGCTCGGGCGAGGCGTTGAGCCGCACGCCGCGGAGAGCCTGCTGGTCGCGCTGGGGTCGGATGCGGTGGACGCCCTGGTGCGGGCGCTCGCCGATCCGCAGTTGCGGCTCCGGGCCATCGGCCTCCTCGGGGCGATCGGTGACCCGCGGGCGCGGCGGCCTCTGCTCCAGCTCGCCCGCAAGGACCCGCAGGTGCGGACGCTCTGCGAACAGGCGGTGGCCAGATTGCGCCCACCGGAACCGGTGACCCTTCGAATCTCACTCCTGGGCCGGTTCGAAATCCTGAGGAACGGCCGCCCCATCCCGGAGGCCGCGTGGAAGACCCACAAGGTGAAGGCCCTGCTGGAGTTCCTGCTTCTCCACCGCAGCCGGCTCGTCTCCCGTGACGAGATCATCGAAGCCCTGTGGCCGGAAGCCGACCCGCGGGCCGGTGACGTCCGCCTCAAAGGGGCCGTGAAGACGCTCCGCCAGACCCTGGAACCGCTCCTCGAGGGCCCGCAGTCGAGCTTCATCGTGCGCCGCGGATCCCTCCTCCGGTTCGAGAGCGCCGGGCGCTGCTGGATCGATGTCGACGAGTACGACCGGATGCGTGCCGAGGCCCAGGGCCACGAGGCGGCCGGGCGTCTGGCCGAGGCGGTGACCGCGCTCGAGCGGGCCGCCGCGCTGTATCGCGGCGATCTGCTGGAAGAGGAGCGGTACGCGGACTGGCCGGCCGCCGAGCGCGAGCGCCGCCGGGAGATCCAGATCGCGGTCCTGGAGACCCTGGCCGATCTGCACGCCCGACGGCGGGACTACCGCCGGGCGCTGGAGGCGATCGGGCAGGTGCTGGCCCTGGACCGCCTGCGCGAACCGGCCTACCGCCACTTCATGCGGTACGCCCTCGCCCGGGGCGACCGCCAGGCGGCGATCCGCGCCTACCTGACCTGCGAACAGCTCCTCCGGGAAGAATTGGGCGTCGGCCCGCAGCCCGAGACCGTCGCCCTCTACGAACAGGCCCGCGCCCTGACCCCGGCCTGA
- a CDS encoding rhodanese-like domain-containing protein: protein MRWIAAVCATIVGIALTVGGFAGAQTVATIMAAKLLEPNQKTVEVSTEELIRILADGSAVVFDARPHLEWAISHIPGANNAAPKPGVPMSQYVSDVNEILRAVNGDKTRPIVLYCNGPFCGKSKRLGEELLAAGFTNVRRYQLGAPTWRALVGYMEIELNGVLYAYRNDKTAVFVDARSPEEFKTGSLPGAKNIPLAEVKAAKDDGRLPMEDHNTRIIVFGKDSAQARPVAEAIAREAFHNVTYFVGTFSTLRSVIK, encoded by the coding sequence ATGCGGTGGATTGCCGCAGTGTGCGCCACGATCGTCGGGATCGCCCTGACCGTGGGCGGGTTCGCCGGCGCCCAAACCGTCGCCACCATCATGGCGGCGAAGCTCCTGGAGCCGAACCAGAAGACGGTGGAGGTGTCGACCGAGGAACTCATCAGGATCCTCGCCGACGGGAGCGCCGTCGTCTTCGACGCGCGCCCGCACCTGGAATGGGCCATCAGCCACATTCCGGGCGCCAACAACGCGGCCCCCAAGCCGGGGGTCCCGATGTCCCAGTACGTGTCCGACGTCAACGAGATCCTGCGGGCCGTCAACGGCGACAAGACCCGCCCGATCGTCCTCTACTGCAACGGACCCTTCTGCGGCAAGAGCAAGCGGCTCGGGGAGGAGCTCCTGGCGGCCGGGTTCACCAACGTCCGGCGGTACCAGCTCGGGGCGCCGACCTGGCGGGCGCTGGTCGGCTACATGGAGATCGAGCTCAACGGCGTGCTCTACGCCTACCGGAACGACAAGACCGCGGTGTTTGTGGATGCCCGGTCTCCCGAGGAGTTCAAGACGGGGTCCCTCCCCGGAGCCAAGAACATCCCCCTGGCCGAGGTGAAGGCGGCGAAGGACGACGGTCGCCTGCCGATGGAGGACCACAACACGCGGATCATCGTCTTCGGAAAGGACAGCGCGCAGGCGCGGCCTGTGGCCGAGGCCATCGCCAGAGAAGCCTTCCACAACGTCACGTACTTCGTGGGGACGTTCAGCACGCTGCGGTCGGTAATCAAGTAG
- a CDS encoding AbrB/MazE/SpoVT family DNA-binding domain-containing protein, translating into MAKVTSKLQVTVPKTVAKHFGIRPGDEIEWVIAGDAIRVLPARTHQPSRDPAERLRLFDLATARQRNRNASLRLKPARQRGWTRQDLYARARPR; encoded by the coding sequence ATGGCAAAAGTCACATCCAAGCTTCAGGTCACCGTCCCCAAAACGGTCGCCAAGCACTTCGGGATCCGACCCGGAGACGAAATCGAGTGGGTGATCGCCGGAGACGCCATCCGCGTCCTGCCCGCCCGGACCCATCAGCCTTCCCGCGACCCTGCGGAGCGGCTTCGCCTCTTCGACCTGGCGACGGCGCGCCAGCGGAACCGCAACGCCTCGCTCCGGCTCAAGCCTGCACGCCAGCGGGGCTGGACCCGCCAGGACCTCTACGCCCGTGCCCGCCCTCGTTGA
- a CDS encoding PIN domain-containing protein, with protein sequence MPALVDTNVLVYRFDPRFPRKQRIATEILRRGIAEDTIRVPHQAIVEFVAAVTRPLARGKPLLSIMDATREAEEMLAQFTVLYPDGALLRTALRGAVAYQLPWFDAHLWAYAEHFGLSELLSEDFQHDRLYGSVRAINPFLQKR encoded by the coding sequence GTGCCCGCCCTCGTTGACACGAACGTCCTCGTCTATCGCTTCGATCCACGGTTCCCTCGCAAGCAGCGGATCGCGACAGAGATCCTGAGGCGCGGGATTGCCGAGGACACGATCCGCGTGCCCCACCAGGCGATCGTCGAGTTCGTCGCAGCGGTCACGCGACCCCTCGCGCGCGGGAAGCCGCTCCTTTCCATCATGGATGCCACTCGTGAGGCCGAGGAGATGCTCGCTCAGTTTACCGTCCTTTACCCCGATGGGGCTCTCCTGAGAACGGCCCTCCGCGGGGCTGTCGCCTACCAGTTGCCCTGGTTTGATGCCCACCTCTGGGCCTATGCTGAACACTTTGGCCTCTCTGAACTCCTCTCGGAGGATTTCCAACACGATCGTCTGTACGGCAGCGTCCGAGCAATCAACCCATTCCTCCAGAAGCGCTGA
- the secG gene encoding preprotein translocase subunit SecG → MGTAVLTVHFILAFLVIGVILLQGPKGEGLGAIGGSARLFHGPRPRETLFTRITAVVSVLFVITSTYLAFHLR, encoded by the coding sequence GTGGGGACGGCCGTTCTGACGGTCCATTTTATCCTGGCTTTCCTGGTGATCGGGGTCATCCTGCTCCAGGGCCCGAAGGGGGAGGGACTCGGCGCCATCGGCGGCAGCGCCCGCCTCTTCCACGGTCCCCGGCCGCGCGAGACGCTGTTCACCCGGATCACCGCGGTGGTCTCGGTCCTGTTCGTCATCACCTCCACGTACCTGGCGTTCCACCTCAGGTAG
- the gltB gene encoding glutamate synthase large subunit, with the protein MHRDPMTERDACGVGFVADVCGRADHQILSLALTAVASMRHRGAVAADGKTGDGAGVLTQIPYRLLRREMSLPASDADIALGMLFFPQDAGRVTQARQIIEEVIQQTGIGLVGWRDVPVDPDALGAYARATRPHIAQVVMARPAGLDDAAFDRLLYRCRRAIEREAASAALEVYIPSFSRRTVVYKGLFASPQLPRFYRDLVDPAYETALAVFHQRYSTNTFPSWRLAQPFRAIAHNGEINTLQGNIAWTRAREARFPPEFVPLLQEGGSDSAMLDNVVELLTVCGRDLAHVLLMLVPPAWEGEAEMDEEVRAFFAYHACLTEPWDGPAALAFSDGTVVGAALDRNGFRPARFCRTADGLVIMASEAGVIDLPPERIVELGRLGPGQMLLVDTARGTVRRDGEVKRDYAARRPYGEWVRRHLVSLPGDLPVGHPPAGASLTLQRVFGYTVEDVAHILRAMAEEGKDPVFSMGDDTPPAVLSQRPRLLYAYFRQRFAQVTNPPIDPLRERLVMSLASHLGPAPPLLEPGPAGEEAIVRLPSPILTPAQVRWLVEEGPLPVHRLSALVDVAAGPAALQDAVEAVAAEACRVARQPGILVVSDAGVDAGHAPIPMLLAVAAVHHALIRSGRRLRVGLIAETGEARTIHHLACLLGYGANAVVPWLVETALTAGSANGDREQRWQAYRRAAEAGLLKIMSKMGISTLAGYCGAQIFEAIGLDGDLIARYFPGTPSRIGGIGLETIASELLARHREAFASGDGRDGDRPPEDGLPETGEIRFRRGGEFHAFNPYVVKALHRAARHGDDAARQAFAALVTDRPPAALRDLLEFAPQAPVPLTEVEPAEQIVRRFVISAMSHGALSLEAHRALAVAANRLGARSNSGEGGEDPSRYPRPSNGEGWANSRIKQIASARFGVTPAYILSADELEIKMAQGSKPGEGGQLPGHKVSREIAAIRRAQPGITLISPPPHHDIYSIEDLAQLIYDLKRIHPAARVAVKLVAESGVGTIAAGVAKAFADTIQISGHDGGTGASPLDSIKHAGVPWELGLAETQQVLVANDLRGRVRLRVDGGLKTGRDVVIAALLGADEFGFGTAAVVALGCVMARQCHLNTCPVGIATQREDLRAKFTGRPERVMAYLLGVAQEVREILASLGARTLDEIIGRVELLRPRPTSHPKAAGLDLGFVLRDPDPGRVRPRRAVRSRNDPPAGGDDLEEQILEEIVPLLDGRRAATEGAVRRRYRIRNAHRTVGAGVAGVIARRYGDAGLPEGAIVLEFEGAAGQSFGAFCVPGLALHLTGQANDYVGKGMAGGEIVIRPAPGWAGATQDNVILGNTVLYGATGGRLFAAGRAGERFAVRNSGATAVVEGVGDHGCEYMTGGTVVILGDVGRNFAAGMTGGVAYVFDESDVLRLRCNPEHVRVEPLTDPAEAAAVADLIAAHHRLTGSARARAILERWPHSAGNFRRVAPAVPVPVPPAPAPASVVR; encoded by the coding sequence ATGCACAGGGACCCGATGACGGAGCGAGACGCCTGCGGGGTGGGTTTCGTCGCCGACGTCTGCGGCCGGGCCGACCACCAGATCCTGTCCCTCGCCCTGACCGCGGTGGCCAGCATGCGGCACCGGGGGGCCGTCGCCGCCGACGGCAAGACCGGCGACGGCGCCGGCGTCCTGACCCAGATCCCCTACCGGCTCCTCCGCCGGGAGATGTCCCTCCCCGCGTCCGACGCGGACATCGCTCTGGGGATGCTCTTTTTCCCACAGGATGCGGGAAGGGTCACCCAGGCCAGACAGATCATCGAAGAGGTTATCCAGCAGACCGGGATCGGTCTCGTCGGCTGGCGCGACGTCCCGGTCGATCCCGATGCGCTCGGAGCCTACGCCCGCGCCACCCGGCCGCACATCGCGCAGGTGGTGATGGCCCGGCCGGCGGGGCTCGACGACGCCGCCTTTGACCGCCTGCTGTACCGTTGCCGCCGGGCGATCGAGCGCGAGGCCGCCTCGGCCGCGCTGGAGGTGTACATCCCCTCCTTTTCGCGCCGGACCGTCGTCTACAAGGGGCTGTTCGCCTCCCCGCAGCTTCCGCGGTTCTACCGGGACCTGGTCGATCCGGCCTACGAGACGGCGCTGGCCGTCTTCCACCAGCGCTACAGCACCAACACCTTCCCCAGCTGGCGCCTGGCCCAGCCCTTCCGGGCCATCGCCCACAACGGCGAGATCAACACCCTGCAGGGCAACATCGCCTGGACGCGCGCCCGGGAAGCCCGGTTCCCGCCGGAGTTCGTCCCGCTGCTCCAGGAGGGCGGCAGCGACAGCGCCATGCTCGACAACGTCGTGGAGTTGCTCACCGTCTGCGGCCGCGATCTGGCCCACGTCCTGCTCATGCTGGTTCCGCCGGCGTGGGAAGGGGAGGCGGAGATGGACGAGGAGGTCCGCGCCTTCTTTGCCTACCACGCCTGCCTGACGGAGCCCTGGGACGGCCCCGCGGCGCTGGCCTTCTCCGACGGGACGGTGGTGGGTGCGGCCCTGGACCGCAACGGATTTCGCCCGGCCCGCTTCTGCCGCACCGCGGACGGGTTGGTGATCATGGCCAGCGAGGCCGGCGTGATCGACCTCCCGCCGGAGCGGATCGTGGAGCTCGGACGGCTCGGTCCCGGCCAGATGCTGCTCGTGGACACCGCGCGGGGGACCGTGCGTCGCGACGGCGAGGTCAAACGCGACTACGCCGCCCGTCGTCCCTACGGGGAGTGGGTGCGCAGGCATCTGGTCTCCCTTCCCGGCGACCTGCCCGTCGGTCATCCGCCTGCGGGCGCCTCGCTGACGCTGCAGCGCGTCTTCGGCTACACCGTGGAGGACGTCGCGCACATCCTGCGGGCGATGGCGGAAGAGGGGAAGGACCCGGTGTTCTCCATGGGCGACGACACGCCGCCCGCCGTCCTGTCCCAGAGGCCGCGCCTGCTGTACGCCTACTTCCGCCAGCGGTTTGCCCAGGTGACCAACCCGCCCATCGATCCCCTGCGGGAGCGCCTGGTGATGTCCCTGGCCTCCCACCTCGGCCCGGCGCCGCCGCTGCTCGAACCGGGGCCGGCCGGAGAGGAAGCGATTGTGCGGCTGCCCTCGCCGATCCTGACTCCGGCGCAGGTGCGCTGGCTCGTCGAGGAGGGGCCCCTGCCGGTGCACCGGCTGTCGGCGCTCGTCGATGTCGCCGCGGGGCCGGCCGCCCTCCAGGACGCGGTGGAGGCGGTTGCCGCCGAAGCCTGCCGGGTCGCCCGGCAGCCCGGCATCCTGGTCGTCTCGGACGCCGGGGTGGACGCCGGGCACGCCCCCATCCCGATGCTGCTGGCCGTGGCGGCCGTCCATCACGCGCTCATCCGGTCCGGCCGACGGCTGCGGGTCGGACTGATCGCGGAGACAGGGGAGGCCCGGACGATCCACCACCTGGCCTGCCTGCTGGGGTACGGCGCCAATGCCGTCGTGCCGTGGCTCGTGGAAACCGCCCTGACCGCCGGCTCCGCCAACGGCGACCGCGAGCAACGGTGGCAGGCGTACCGGCGCGCCGCGGAAGCCGGGCTGCTGAAGATCATGTCCAAGATGGGGATCAGCACGCTGGCCGGCTACTGCGGCGCGCAGATCTTCGAGGCGATCGGGCTGGACGGCGACCTGATCGCCCGCTACTTCCCCGGAACGCCTTCCCGGATCGGCGGGATCGGTCTGGAGACCATCGCCTCCGAACTGCTGGCCCGCCACCGCGAGGCGTTCGCCTCCGGAGACGGGAGGGATGGGGACAGGCCGCCTGAGGATGGGCTGCCCGAGACGGGCGAGATCCGGTTCCGCCGCGGCGGCGAGTTCCACGCCTTCAACCCCTACGTGGTCAAAGCCCTCCACCGCGCCGCGCGCCACGGGGACGACGCCGCGCGACAGGCGTTCGCCGCGCTCGTCACCGACCGCCCGCCGGCGGCGTTGCGCGACCTGCTGGAGTTTGCGCCGCAGGCGCCCGTCCCCCTGACGGAGGTCGAGCCTGCGGAGCAGATCGTCCGGCGCTTCGTCATCTCGGCGATGTCGCACGGCGCACTCAGCCTGGAGGCCCACCGCGCCCTGGCCGTCGCCGCGAACCGTCTCGGCGCCCGCTCCAACAGCGGGGAGGGCGGCGAGGACCCCTCGCGCTACCCGCGGCCGTCCAACGGCGAGGGCTGGGCCAACTCGCGGATCAAGCAGATCGCCTCGGCGCGCTTCGGGGTGACGCCGGCGTACATCCTCTCCGCCGACGAGCTGGAGATCAAGATGGCGCAGGGCAGCAAACCCGGGGAGGGCGGGCAACTCCCCGGCCACAAGGTCAGCCGGGAGATCGCGGCGATCCGCCGGGCCCAGCCGGGGATCACGCTGATCTCCCCGCCCCCGCATCACGACATCTACAGCATCGAAGACCTGGCCCAGCTCATCTACGACCTGAAGCGCATCCACCCGGCGGCGCGCGTGGCCGTCAAGCTGGTGGCCGAATCCGGCGTGGGCACGATTGCCGCAGGCGTGGCCAAGGCCTTCGCCGACACGATTCAGATCAGCGGCCACGACGGCGGGACCGGGGCCTCCCCGCTGGACTCGATCAAGCACGCCGGCGTGCCGTGGGAGCTGGGCCTGGCCGAGACGCAGCAGGTGCTGGTGGCCAACGACCTGCGCGGCCGCGTGCGGCTGCGCGTGGACGGCGGGTTGAAGACCGGCCGCGACGTGGTGATCGCCGCGCTGCTGGGCGCCGACGAGTTCGGCTTCGGCACCGCGGCGGTGGTGGCCCTGGGCTGCGTCATGGCCCGGCAGTGCCACCTCAACACCTGTCCCGTCGGCATCGCCACCCAGCGGGAGGATCTGCGGGCGAAGTTTACTGGACGGCCGGAACGGGTGATGGCCTACCTCCTGGGCGTGGCCCAGGAGGTGCGGGAGATCCTGGCCAGCCTGGGCGCCCGCACGCTGGACGAGATCATCGGGCGGGTGGAGCTGCTCCGCCCGCGCCCGACGTCCCATCCGAAGGCCGCAGGCCTGGATCTGGGCTTCGTCCTCCGCGATCCCGACCCCGGCCGGGTCCGTCCGCGCCGCGCCGTCCGCAGCCGCAACGATCCGCCGGCAGGCGGTGACGATCTGGAGGAGCAGATCCTGGAGGAGATCGTCCCGCTCCTCGACGGCAGGCGCGCCGCGACGGAGGGAGCGGTGCGCCGGCGGTACCGCATCCGAAACGCCCACCGCACCGTGGGGGCGGGCGTGGCCGGAGTGATCGCCCGCCGCTACGGGGATGCGGGCCTGCCGGAGGGGGCTATCGTCCTGGAGTTCGAGGGTGCGGCCGGGCAGAGCTTCGGGGCCTTCTGCGTGCCGGGCCTCGCCCTGCACCTTACCGGACAGGCCAACGACTATGTGGGGAAGGGGATGGCCGGCGGAGAGATCGTTATCAGGCCGGCGCCGGGGTGGGCGGGAGCCACGCAGGACAACGTCATCCTCGGGAACACGGTGCTCTACGGCGCCACCGGCGGCCGCCTCTTCGCCGCCGGCCGCGCCGGCGAACGGTTCGCGGTGCGGAACTCCGGCGCCACGGCTGTGGTGGAGGGTGTGGGAGACCACGGCTGCGAGTACATGACCGGCGGGACGGTAGTGATCCTGGGCGACGTCGGACGGAACTTCGCCGCCGGGATGACGGGCGGCGTGGCCTATGTCTTCGACGAGTCGGACGTCCTCCGCCTCCGCTGCAATCCCGAGCACGTCCGGGTGGAGCCGCTGACCGACCCCGCCGAGGCGGCGGCGGTGGCGGACCTCATCGCCGCACACCACCGCCTGACCGGCAGCGCCCGGGCCCGGGCCATCCTCGAGCGGTGGCCCCATAGCGCGGGGAACTTCCGCCGTGTCGCCCCCGCGGTCCCCGTCCCGGTCCCTCCTGCACCGGCGCCGGCCTCTGTGGTAAGATAA
- a CDS encoding histidine phosphatase family protein gives MSAARLLLIRHGQSRWNAEGRLQGQLDVPLSALGERQAEALARRLGDLALAAVYASPLRRALATAEAIARPHGLPVRTVPEFIEIDHGAWQGRSLAEVAASDRDRLRLWTSVPGRVRMPGGERLFDVRQRALAAVAALAARHVGQIAAAVSHEVVIKVVVAEALGLDYDHLGRMQIDNAALTTVEYEGGRARLLTLNDTAHLADLEGRSKSAMSRSSSRR, from the coding sequence ATGAGCGCGGCCCGGCTCCTGCTGATCCGCCACGGTCAGAGCCGCTGGAATGCGGAGGGTCGGCTCCAGGGGCAGCTCGACGTCCCGTTGAGCGCACTGGGGGAGCGCCAGGCCGAAGCGCTGGCCCGCCGCCTGGGGGATCTCGCCCTGGCCGCGGTGTATGCCAGTCCCCTCCGCCGCGCCCTGGCCACGGCCGAGGCCATCGCCCGCCCCCACGGGCTGCCGGTCCGCACCGTCCCGGAGTTCATCGAGATCGACCACGGCGCCTGGCAGGGTCGCAGCCTGGCGGAAGTCGCCGCCTCGGACCGCGATCGGCTCCGGCTGTGGACCTCCGTGCCCGGCCGGGTGCGGATGCCCGGGGGCGAGCGGCTCTTCGACGTCCGGCAGCGCGCCCTGGCCGCGGTGGCCGCCCTGGCCGCCCGCCATGTCGGGCAGATCGCGGCGGCGGTCTCCCACGAGGTGGTGATCAAAGTGGTCGTCGCCGAGGCCCTCGGTCTCGACTACGACCACCTCGGCCGGATGCAGATCGACAACGCCGCGCTGACTACGGTCGAGTACGAGGGCGGGCGGGCGCGCCTGTTGACCCTCAACGACACGGCACACCTGGCCGATCTGGAGGGCCGTTCAAAGAGCGCGATGAGCCGGAGCTCATCCCGCCGTTGA
- the serA gene encoding phosphoglycerate dehydrogenase has protein sequence MRILVADGLDPEGVALLRTEAEVDVPAGLTAEALPEAIRDADAVVVRSRTRITEAVLRQARRLRVVARAGVGVDNIDVEAATRRGILVLNAPDSSTVSTAEHTLAMLLALARKIPAAHAAAAAGHWSRERFTGIELHGKTLGIVGLGRIGGEVARRAQAFGMRVVACDPFVTAERAERLDVELVSWEDLLERSDIVTLHVPLTERTRHLIDRAALARLRRGALIVNCARGGLIDEEALLAALEEGHIGGAALDVFEDEPPGPGGLRAHPRVVLTPHLGASTAEAQRRIGLEVAGQVLAALAGRPVRGAVNAPTVPEETWQRLGPYLELAGQLGRIARQLGGGQVRQVELSYEGEIASWETEWLRAAFLRSLLASILDEPVNLINATVLAQERGIALGERRDLQGGDFSTLLRVRVVTTADARTLAGTVFGRRDPRVVFFDGYRIDLVPAPFMLWIWNEDRPGMIGKVGTLLGNADVNIASMQVGRDAPRGRAVMVLGLDDPVPEELLEALRRIDGIVDVRPVYG, from the coding sequence ATGAGGATCCTGGTCGCGGACGGACTCGATCCCGAGGGCGTCGCCCTCCTCCGCACGGAGGCGGAGGTGGACGTCCCCGCCGGGTTGACGGCGGAAGCGCTGCCGGAGGCGATCCGCGACGCGGACGCCGTCGTGGTCCGCAGCCGCACCCGCATCACGGAGGCGGTCCTGCGCCAGGCCCGACGCCTCAGGGTCGTGGCCCGCGCCGGAGTCGGAGTGGACAACATCGATGTGGAGGCCGCGACCCGTCGGGGCATCCTGGTCCTGAACGCGCCCGACAGCAGCACGGTGAGCACCGCGGAGCACACCCTGGCGATGTTGCTGGCCCTGGCCCGAAAGATTCCCGCCGCCCACGCCGCGGCCGCGGCGGGCCACTGGTCGCGCGAGCGCTTCACCGGGATCGAACTGCACGGCAAGACGCTCGGCATCGTCGGACTGGGGAGGATCGGGGGCGAGGTGGCGCGCCGGGCGCAGGCCTTCGGCATGCGGGTCGTCGCCTGCGACCCGTTCGTCACGGCCGAGCGCGCCGAACGACTCGACGTGGAACTCGTGAGCTGGGAAGACCTGCTGGAGCGCAGCGACATCGTTACGCTGCACGTGCCGCTGACCGAGCGGACCCGCCATCTGATCGACCGCGCCGCGCTGGCCCGCCTGCGGCGCGGGGCGCTGATCGTGAACTGCGCCCGCGGCGGGTTGATCGACGAGGAGGCGCTCCTGGCGGCGCTGGAGGAGGGACACATCGGCGGGGCGGCGCTCGACGTCTTCGAAGACGAGCCGCCGGGCCCGGGCGGCCTGCGCGCGCATCCCCGGGTGGTGCTGACCCCGCACCTCGGGGCCTCCACCGCGGAAGCCCAGCGCCGCATCGGCCTCGAGGTTGCCGGACAGGTGCTGGCCGCGCTGGCCGGACGGCCGGTCAGGGGCGCCGTCAATGCGCCGACCGTTCCCGAGGAGACCTGGCAGCGTCTGGGGCCCTACCTCGAGCTGGCCGGGCAGCTGGGCCGGATCGCCCGGCAGCTGGGCGGCGGTCAGGTGCGGCAGGTGGAGCTCTCCTACGAGGGGGAGATCGCCTCCTGGGAGACGGAGTGGCTGCGCGCCGCTTTTCTGCGCTCCCTGCTGGCCTCCATCCTCGACGAGCCCGTCAACCTGATCAACGCCACCGTCCTGGCCCAGGAGCGGGGCATCGCGCTCGGCGAGCGACGCGACCTGCAGGGCGGGGATTTCAGTACGCTCCTGCGGGTCCGGGTGGTGACGACGGCCGACGCGCGGACCCTGGCCGGGACGGTGTTCGGTCGGAGGGACCCCCGCGTGGTATTTTTTGACGGCTACCGGATCGACCTCGTTCCCGCGCCGTTTATGCTCTGGATCTGGAACGAGGACCGTCCGGGAATGATCGGCAAGGTGGGGACGCTGCTGGGCAACGCCGACGTGAACATCGCCTCGATGCAGGTCGGCCGGGACGCCCCGCGCGGACGGGCGGTGATGGTGCTGGGCCTCGACGATCCCGTGCCGGAGGAGCTGCTGGAGGCGCTCCGGCGCATCGACGGGATCGTGGACGTCAGGCCCGTCTACGGATGA